In Chitinibacter sp. SCUT-21, a single genomic region encodes these proteins:
- the trpE gene encoding anthranilate synthase component I: MISRTEFADLAAQGYNRIPLISELFADLDTPLSVYLKLANRPYSYLLESVVGGERFGRYSFIGLPARTRIKVCGNRTELIHDDQVIETHDGNPLDFIEAYQARFKAPPTKGLPRFMGGLVGYFGYETIRYIERKLAECPKPDPIGAPDIQLLLSEEIVVVDNLSGKLYLVVYADPSNENAFDVAEARLLELRMKLREPAQIPFSLPVASAGAPVSEFGEQPFKDAVLKAKEYIKDGDVMQVVLAQRMSAPFAASPMSLYRSLRSINPSPYMFYYDFGDMHIVGASPEILVRLEDDTVTVRPIAGTRPRGKDRAEDLALETELLADEKEIAEHVMLIDLGRNDAGRVAQTGSVKLVDKMVVERYSHVMHIVSSVEGKLKPQQTAIDVLKATFPAGTVSGAPKVRAMEIIDELEPTKRGVYSGAVGYLGFNGDMDVAIALRTAVVKNETLYMQAGAGIVADSVPQSEWQETLNKARAVLRAAELASQGLDA; the protein is encoded by the coding sequence ATGATTTCGCGCACCGAATTTGCAGACCTTGCAGCGCAAGGCTACAACCGCATTCCTTTGATTTCCGAGCTATTTGCTGACCTTGATACGCCGCTATCAGTGTATTTAAAGCTCGCCAATCGCCCCTATTCTTACCTGCTTGAATCCGTCGTCGGCGGCGAACGTTTTGGCCGCTATTCATTCATCGGCCTGCCAGCCCGCACCCGCATCAAAGTCTGTGGCAATCGCACCGAGTTGATTCACGACGATCAAGTCATCGAAACGCACGATGGCAACCCGCTCGACTTCATCGAAGCCTATCAAGCACGTTTTAAAGCTCCGCCCACCAAAGGTCTGCCGCGTTTTATGGGCGGATTAGTCGGCTATTTTGGTTACGAAACCATTCGCTATATTGAGCGCAAACTGGCTGAGTGCCCGAAACCCGATCCAATCGGCGCGCCTGATATTCAGCTATTGTTGTCTGAAGAAATAGTCGTCGTCGATAACCTTTCTGGCAAGTTGTATCTTGTTGTGTACGCAGACCCGAGCAATGAGAATGCCTTTGATGTGGCCGAAGCGCGTTTGCTTGAACTACGGATGAAACTGCGCGAACCAGCGCAAATCCCGTTCTCACTGCCTGTTGCTAGCGCTGGTGCACCCGTTTCAGAATTTGGCGAGCAGCCATTTAAAGATGCAGTCCTGAAAGCCAAGGAATACATCAAAGACGGCGACGTGATGCAAGTGGTGCTGGCGCAGCGTATGAGCGCACCGTTTGCCGCTTCGCCAATGTCGTTGTATCGCTCGCTGCGCAGCATTAATCCGTCGCCGTATATGTTCTATTACGATTTTGGCGATATGCACATCGTTGGCGCGTCACCAGAAATCTTGGTTCGCCTAGAGGACGATACTGTGACTGTGCGCCCAATTGCTGGCACGCGCCCACGCGGCAAAGATCGCGCAGAAGATTTGGCACTAGAAACAGAGCTACTGGCTGATGAAAAAGAAATCGCCGAACATGTGATGTTAATTGATTTGGGCCGCAACGATGCAGGCCGCGTCGCGCAAACGGGCTCGGTGAAATTGGTCGATAAAATGGTCGTTGAGCGCTACTCGCACGTGATGCACATCGTGTCTAGCGTGGAAGGCAAACTCAAACCGCAGCAAACCGCGATTGATGTACTGAAAGCCACCTTCCCAGCGGGCACGGTATCGGGCGCGCCAAAAGTACGCGCAATGGAAATCATCGACGAGCTTGAACCGACCAAACGCGGCGTGTATTCGGGCGCGGTTGGTTACCTTGGGTTTAACGGCGATATGGACGTCGCGATTGCACTGCGCACTGCCGTAGTTAAAAACGAAACGCTGTATATGCAAGCCGGTGCTGGCATTGTTGCCGATTCAGTACCGCAAAGCGAGTGGCAAGAAACGCTCAACAAAGCCCGCGCCGTATTGCGCGCCGCCGAACTTGCCAGCCAAGGTCTGGACGCTTAA
- a CDS encoding aminodeoxychorismate/anthranilate synthase component II encodes MLLMIDNYDSFTYNLVQYFGELGQDVHVHRNDEISIEQIEALNPKYLVISPGPCSPLEAGISVPAIKHFAGKLPIMGVCLGHQSIGEAFGGKIIHAKTLMHGKVSPVIHNDIGMFKDIPSPVTVTRYHSLAIERESLPDCLEVTAWTEDGEIMGVRHKTLAIEGVQFHPESILTEHGHKMLENFLKEWA; translated from the coding sequence ATGCTTTTAATGATCGACAATTACGATAGTTTTACCTACAACCTAGTGCAATATTTTGGCGAACTTGGCCAAGACGTGCACGTGCATCGCAACGATGAAATCAGCATTGAGCAAATCGAAGCGCTAAATCCGAAATACCTCGTGATTTCACCGGGCCCATGCTCACCGCTTGAAGCGGGCATCTCGGTGCCAGCGATCAAGCATTTCGCAGGCAAACTGCCGATTATGGGTGTGTGCTTGGGGCATCAATCGATTGGCGAAGCATTTGGCGGCAAGATCATCCACGCTAAAACGCTAATGCATGGCAAGGTATCGCCCGTTATCCATAATGATATCGGGATGTTCAAAGACATACCCTCCCCTGTGACAGTTACGCGTTATCACTCGCTAGCGATTGAGCGCGAATCATTACCTGATTGCCTTGAAGTCACCGCATGGACGGAAGATGGCGAAATCATGGGCGTGCGCCACAAAACGCTGGCGATCGAGGGCGTGCAATTTCACCCCGAATCGATCCTGACCGAACACGGGCATAAAATGCTCGAGAATTTCCTAAAAGAATGGGCGTAA
- the trpD gene encoding anthranilate phosphoribosyltransferase, with product MITIQAALNRLIDNNELFYDEMLHLMRQIMSGEMTQAQIAALLIGLRTKVESVSEIAAAATVMREFSTKVAVQDRSHLVDTCGTGGDGAHTFNISTCSAFVAAAAGAKVAKHGGRSVSSSSGSADVLEAFGVNLNLSAEQVGQCIDEVGLGFMFAPNHHSAMKYVAPVRKELGVRTIFNILGPLTNPAGADNQVMGVFHPDLVGIQARVLKQLGSKHILIVHGKDGMDEISISTPTLIAELKDGDIIEYEFDPRELGFELADIKTLHASNAAESKAIIEGILNGSLTGPCRDIVLLNAGAAIYAANLAVTLEDGINAAHEALASGAAKAKLDALVAFTQGLAK from the coding sequence ATGATTACCATTCAAGCCGCACTGAACCGCCTGATCGACAATAACGAGCTGTTTTACGACGAAATGCTGCATCTGATGCGCCAGATTATGTCGGGCGAAATGACGCAGGCGCAAATCGCTGCACTACTAATCGGCCTGCGCACCAAGGTAGAAAGCGTGTCAGAAATCGCCGCCGCCGCCACCGTGATGCGCGAATTTTCGACCAAAGTAGCAGTACAAGATCGCAGCCATCTGGTCGACACCTGTGGCACCGGCGGCGATGGCGCGCATACGTTCAATATCTCCACCTGCTCGGCCTTTGTCGCAGCTGCAGCAGGCGCGAAAGTGGCCAAACACGGCGGTCGTTCAGTGTCGTCTAGCTCTGGCTCAGCCGATGTGCTCGAAGCGTTTGGCGTGAATCTCAATCTATCTGCCGAGCAAGTCGGGCAGTGTATCGACGAAGTCGGCCTGGGCTTTATGTTCGCGCCAAATCACCACAGCGCGATGAAATACGTCGCACCGGTGCGTAAAGAGCTGGGTGTGCGCACGATTTTCAACATCCTCGGGCCGCTGACCAATCCGGCTGGCGCGGATAATCAAGTGATGGGTGTCTTCCACCCAGATCTAGTGGGTATACAAGCGCGCGTCTTAAAGCAATTGGGCTCCAAGCATATACTCATCGTGCATGGTAAAGACGGCATGGACGAAATTTCGATTAGCACGCCAACGCTCATTGCCGAATTAAAAGACGGCGACATCATTGAATACGAATTCGATCCACGTGAATTGGGCTTTGAGCTGGCCGACATCAAAACACTGCATGCGAGCAACGCTGCAGAATCGAAAGCCATTATCGAAGGCATCTTGAACGGCTCGCTGACTGGCCCATGCCGCGACATCGTACTGCTGAATGCTGGTGCCGCGATTTACGCCGCCAACTTGGCGGTAACACTGGAAGACGGCATCAACGCCGCGCACGAAGCACTGGCCAGCGGCGCGGCTAAAGCCAAACTCGACGCGCTCGTTGCTTTCACGCAGGGCCTCGCCAAGTAA
- a CDS encoding GFA family protein encodes MGTPRTYRGSCHCGAVKFRISSPEITSGVRCNCSICQRKGALMTPHVYSPKELVIESGADQLSVYQFGTEVAKHYFCKVCGIYPFHQTMRKVGYYRVNIGCLDGVEPLELPQDVFDGRSI; translated from the coding sequence ATGGGCACGCCACGCACCTACCGCGGCAGCTGCCACTGTGGCGCAGTCAAATTTCGCATCAGCTCACCCGAAATCACCTCGGGCGTGCGCTGCAATTGCTCGATCTGCCAGCGCAAAGGTGCGCTGATGACGCCGCATGTGTATTCACCGAAAGAATTGGTGATTGAATCGGGCGCGGACCAGTTGAGCGTCTACCAATTTGGCACCGAAGTGGCAAAACATTATTTCTGCAAGGTGTGCGGGATTTATCCATTCCACCAAACCATGCGCAAAGTCGGTTACTACCGCGTCAATATCGGCTGTCTAGATGGCGTTGAGCCCCTTGAATTGCCGCAGGATGTGTTTGATGGGCGCAGTATTTAA